The stretch of DNA ACAGTGCGTTGACTGCGCTGGACACCACCGGCATCGGGTGCGCGTTGCGCGGGAAGCCGTCGAAGAACCGCTTGAGGTCCTCGTGCAGCAGGGTGTGCCGCTGGATCTGGGTGGTGAACTTCTCCAGCTGCTCCTTGGTGGGCAGCTCGCCGTAGATCAGGAGATAGCTGACCTCGATGAAGTTCGACTTCTCGGCCAGCTGCTCGATCGGGTATCCGCGGTAGCGCAGAATGCCGGCGTCGCCGTCGATGTATGTGATCGCGCTCTTGGTCGAGGCCGTGTTGACGAAGCCTTCGTCGAATGTGGTGTAGCCGCTCTTGGCCAGCAGCGAACCCAGCGCGATGCCGTCGGCCCCCTCGGTGGCACTGACGATGTCCAAATCAAGCTCGCCGCCCGGGTACGTCAGGCTCGCGTGCTCGCCACCATTGGATGAGTTATCGGCCACGGGAATCCCTTCGTCGCTGCCGGCAATACGGAAGTCTGTCCTACAAAAGGTAGTCCCATTCCAGCAGTCGTGCCCGCGTGGGGTCACGCAGTTCGCTACGCGCGCTGTGCTGCGTTCTGGATTTCTTCCATGAACTCGGCGAATGTCGCCTCCAACCTGGAGACGACGCCGTCGACGCCGCCGACGTTGTCCCAGTCGACGCCCGGCTCGGAAAGGTCGCCGAGCGCAGTCACGATGACCGACCCCCACATCCCGGAGATCAGCCGCAGCCGCCGATCTCCGAGGTCGACGCCCAGCCGCTTGGCCAGCTCGATGTTGACCGCATTGGGCCGGTACTCGAGCGCAGCCTGCTTCAACGTCGGCGAACTCATGATGATCCGCACGATGCACATCATTCGGTCCTCGGACAGCGCCCCGGGCGGTGCGGACTTCGTAGCGGTGTACATCGAGACATACGAGCGGCGCAATGCCTCGAAATGATTCAAGTCGCGGGGCTGGCGCGACAATTCGAGCGCGGCGAGTTCGATTGCGTCGTCGATGAGAGCGAACGCGATGGCGTCCTTTGTTGCGAAGTAGCGACTGAATGTGCGCGGCGAGACTTCCGCAATGGCAGCGATCTGATCGACGGTGGTGCGCTCGAACCCCTGCCGGTCGCATAGTTCGACGGCGGCATCGAGCAGGGTTGCGCGGGTGCGCTGCTTCTTGCGTTCCCGCAGACCGAGGGCCGGCTCCCCCCTGACATCAGCCACGAAGGGCATGCTAACTCCGCGGGGCATTAAATTTCTGAGAAAGTGGCGAAGCCAGACAGTTGGCGCTGGTCACACTTTGTCGCCCTCAGTCACCCGATAGCGGACGAACGCCGGTACCGCCGCCGCGGCGATCAGCACGCCGACCAGCACCAGCCCGCCACCACCGGCCGCTGCGACCGTCGTCCCCACCATCGCCGCGGCCGCCCCGTGCACCGCGTCGGCCAGCCGGGGGCCGCCCGCGACGACCACGGTGAACACCCCCTGCAGTCGGCCGCGCAAATCGTCGGAAGCGGCCTGCTGCAGAATCGTCGAGCGGAACGCCGCCGACACCATGTCGGCCGCGCCGCCAATAGCCAAGAACGCCAACGCAATCCAGAGCAACGCCCCTGCGTGGCCGCGTGCAAATCCACCGGCGACACCGAACCCGATCATCGCCGCACCCCACACCAAAATCGACACCACCACGGCCAGGCCCTGACGCTGAATGCGGGGAAACCAGCCGGAGAACACCCCGCCCGCGACCGCACCCGCCGACATCGCGGCCGCCAGCAGCGCCATCGTGGTACCGCCCTCGACCGGTCCCCCGAAGCTTTCATGCGCCATTTGCGGGAACAGCGCGCGGGGCATGCCGAGGATCATCGCGATCAGGTCGACGACGAACGACATCAGCACGACCTGGTTTCCGGCCAGGTAGCGGAAGCCCTCGAGAACCGAGCGGACCGTTCCGAAAAACGCCCCGTATCCCGACGAGCCGTTGGCGCCGTTGGTAGGTGGCATCGGAGCGAGCCGACACGTCGCCCAAATCGGCGCGATGCACGTGATCGCGTCGATCAGATAGAGCGTCGACAGGTCGACCCAGCGCAACATCACGCCGGCCAGTAGCGGCCCGACGATCGCGCCGAACTGGAACACCGTGAAGTTCAGCGAGTTGGCGGCGGCCAACTGGTCGCCGGGAATCATCCGAGGAATCGCCGCCGAGCGGGTCGGGCTGTTGATCGCATAGAACGCCTGTTGCACCGACAGCAGGCACAGCACCACCCAGACGTTGTTCAGCGCCAGCGCGGCCTGCATCCACAGCAACACCGACGCCAGCGCCAAGCCGATCGAGGCGATGATCAACAACGTGCGACGGTCCATCGCATCGGCCCACGCTCCGCCGAGAAGGCCGAACACGATCAGCGGGACCAAGGCGAACAAACCGGACAGCCCGACGTACGCCGAGTTCTGCGTGAGCGCGTAAAGCTGAACCGGCACCGCGAAGATGGTCAGGTTGCCGCCGATGACCGTGACAATGCCGGACAGCCACAACCGCCGGAAGTCCGGTGTTTTCAGCGGTGTGGTATCGGCGAAGAACCTTCGCACTACGGCTGGAGCCGCTCGATGCGGGTATGCACCGCCACCGGTAGTTCGGTGTCCGTGACTACCCGAATCCTGTTGTGCACCCGGTTTTCCCGGCCCTGCCAGAACTCCACGACCTCCGGTGCGATCAGGTAGCCGCCCCAGTTCGGCGGCACTGGCACCTCGTCCATGTCGGCGAATCGCTGAGTCACAGCGGCCAACTGTTCCAGCAGCGCCGCCCGCGATGCAATCGGTTTTGACTGCTGCGACGCCCACGCGCCGAGCTGCGATCCGCGTGGCCGGTTGCGCCAGTACGCGGCCGTCGCCTCGGCGGACACCTTGGTCACCGGGCCACGCACATGGACCTGGCGGCCGAGCAGAAACCAGGGGAACGTCGCCGACGCGTACGGCGTCGCCGCGAGCTGCTCACCCTTGGCGGAGTCGTAGTTGGTGTAGAAGGAGATGCCGGATTCGTCCACGCTCTTGCACAACACGCTGCGGGTCACCGGCCTTCCCCGCTCGTCGACAGTCCCGACGACCATTGCGTTCGGCTCCGCGACGCCGGCGTCCTCGGCGTCACCTAACCACTTGCGCAGCAGCGCAACCCAGCCGTCGGCGAGCCAGTCCGCATCAAGGTCGGGGCTACCGTCCTTCTCGAGAGCACCGTACTCGACACGCATTCTGGCCAGGTATTCCTCGTCACGTGTGGCCACGCGACAACGCTACGCCCCGCGTGTTCGCCCTCTTGTTACCGACCGGTAGACAGCGGCGACAACCCGAGTGCAAGAATCTGCCCATGACTACGACGTCAGGGGTACCGGAAGACTTCGTTGAGGGGCTCGAAGGGGTCGTCGCCTTCACCACCGAGATCGCCGAGCCGGACAAAGACGGCGGTGCGCTGCGGTATCGCGGTGTCGACATCGAGGATTTGGTCAATCGTCAGGTCACGTTCGGCGATGTGTGGGCGCTGCTGGTCGACGGCAAGTTCGGGCACAGCTTGCCGCCCGCCGAACCGTTCCCGCTGCCGATCCACAGCGGCGATGTCCGCGTCGACGTGCAGGCCGGACTCGCGATGCTTGCGCCCATCTGGGGCTACCCGCCGCTGCTCGACATCGACGACCAGACGGCCCGCGATCAGCTGGCCCGCGCATCGGTGATGGCGCTGTCATACGTCGCGCAGTCCGCCCGCGGCATCTATCAGCCGGCGGTTCCGCAGCGCACCATCGACCAATGCTCCACCGTCACACAACGATTCATGACGCGCTGGCAGGGCGACCCTGATCCCAAGCACGTCGAGGCGATCGACGCCTACTGGGTGACCGCCGCCGAGCACGGCATGAACGCGTCGACGTTCACGGCCCGGGTGATCGCCTCGACCGGTGCCGATGTGGCAGCGGCGCTTTCGGGGGCCATCGGCGCGATGAGCGGCCCGCTGCACGGCGGCGCCCCTGCCCGAGTGATCCCGATGATCGAAGAGGCCGAAAAGACCGGCGACGCACGCGCGGTCGTCAAGGGCATCCTGGATCGCAAAGAGAAGCTGATGGGCTTCGGCCACCGTGTCTACCGTGCCGAGGATCCGCGGGCGCGGGTGTTGCGGGCGACGGCCAAGCGACTGGAGGCGCCGCGCTACGAGGTTGCCGCCGCGCTGGAGCAGGCAGCTTTGGCCGAGCTTCGGGAGCGCCGGCCGGATCGTGCCATCGAGACCAACGTCGAGTTCTGGGCCGCGGTGATCCTCGACTTCGCGCAGGTGCCGACGAAGATGATGCCCGCGATGTTCACCTGCGGCCGCACCGCGGGCTGGTGTGCGCACATTCTGGAGCAGAAGCGGCTCGGCAAGCTGGTCCGCCCGGCCGCGATCTACGTCGGCCCCAGCCCGCGCGGCCCCGAGTCGGTCGAGGGTTGGGACCACGTCGCCAAGTCGTGACTGATCCGGTCGAGATATTCGCTTCGGCGGCACGAAGTTTCGCCGCGTTGGTGCACGACCTGCCGGCCGACTGCTGGGACGGGCCCGGCCTCGGCGAGTGGGATCTACGCGCACTGGTGGGGCACGCGTCGCGCTCGCTCATCACCGTCAGCACCTATCTGCTTCAGCCCGCATCGACCGAGGACATCCACACGCCGCAGGAGTACTACGTCAGGGTGAACCCCGCGGCGCTCGGACTCGCGCTGGAGGGTGTCCTCGAACGAGGCAGGCAGGCGGGCCGGGACCTCGGTGAGGATCCAGCGGCGACGGTCGACTCGTTGGTGGCGCGGGTCCTTGATGATCTCGCCGACGCGGGTGATCCGCTCATCACGGTGATCGGCGGAGCGGGCATCCGGTTGCACACCTATTTGCCGACGCGAACGTTCGAGCTGGCGGTGCATGGGCTGGATATTGCTCGCGCCGTTGGCATTTCGTATACGCAGCCGGTTGAGGTGCTCGAAGAGGCGACGGTGTTGGCGGCTCGCATCGCCTCAGCGCAGGGGCAGGGCGAGACGGCGCTGCTGGCGTTGACTGGGCGCGACGAGTTGCCGCGCTCCTTCTCGGTTGTCTGAGTTCACCTATTTGTCGGTGGCGAGTGGTTGCATGGGCGGCATGGCAATCGAAGTACAACCCTCCCTGTCCCCACACCTCTGCGTCGACGGCGCGGCCGCTGCCATCGACTTCTATACCAAGGCGTTCGATGCCGTTGAACTGGGCCGAGTCCCGGGCCCCGACGGAAAGCTGGTGCACGCAGCGCTACAGATCAATGGATCCACGGTGATGCTCAACGACGACTTCCCCGAGTACAACGACGGCAAGTCGTCGACGCCTGCAGCCCTCGGTGGCACGCCGGTCACCATCCACCTCACCGTCACGGATGTCGAATCGAAGTTCCAGAAGGCCGTCGACGCCGGAGCCACGATCGTCGCACCCCTGGAAGACCAGTTCTGGGGTGACCGCTACGGCATCGTCCGCGATCCGTTCGGGCACCAGTGGTCACTGGGTCAGCCGGTGCGCGAGGTCAGCCCGGAGGAAATCGCGGAGGCGATGAAGCAGGGCTAGGCGTTATGCCGGGCGTGCGGCGAGTTCGCGCGCCCGGCAAGACATTTCCAATCCTGCCTCCAACCGAACTCCAAGCGCCGGTCTGCATGATCGCCGGTATGACAACGCCACAACCACACCAGGTGAACGCTCCTGGTCAAATTCAGCAACCGGTGCACGCAGTTGACGCCGCAGGCAGGCCGCTGTCGGACAAGAGCAAGCTGACCGCCGGGTTGCTTGGAATCTTCCTTGGCAGCTTCGGGGTCGGCCGGTTCTATCTGGGCTACACCACCATCGGAATCGCTCAGGTAGCCGTGACCTGGCTGACCCTCGGAATCGGCGGGATCTGGCCGCTGGTCGACGCCATCTTCATTCTGGCGGGCAAGGTACCCGACGCGCAGGGACAAACCCTGCGCGGTTGAGCTCGCTGCATCCAACATCGAGCAGGACACGACACCCGACCAGAACCGCGGTAATGCCTTGGCGCACACAGCGTTGAGACGGCCGCCTCCCAGCGAATCAGCTGACCAGCCGAATCCGCCGACCACATGTATCGTCTCGGCAAACTGAAACATCGCTGAGGGTCGGGTGAGATGGTCGAGTATTACCTGTCGGGCGCTGTGGAGGCCCGTGTCGAAGGCGCGACCGCACCGCTCGGCGGACCCAAGCAAAG from Mycobacterium sp. JS623 encodes:
- a CDS encoding TetR family transcriptional regulator, translating into MPFVADVRGEPALGLRERKKQRTRATLLDAAVELCDRQGFERTTVDQIAAIAEVSPRTFSRYFATKDAIAFALIDDAIELAALELSRQPRDLNHFEALRRSYVSMYTATKSAPPGALSEDRMMCIVRIIMSSPTLKQAALEYRPNAVNIELAKRLGVDLGDRRLRLISGMWGSVIVTALGDLSEPGVDWDNVGGVDGVVSRLEATFAEFMEEIQNAAQRA
- a CDS encoding MFS transporter; amino-acid sequence: MRRFFADTTPLKTPDFRRLWLSGIVTVIGGNLTIFAVPVQLYALTQNSAYVGLSGLFALVPLIVFGLLGGAWADAMDRRTLLIIASIGLALASVLLWMQAALALNNVWVVLCLLSVQQAFYAINSPTRSAAIPRMIPGDQLAAANSLNFTVFQFGAIVGPLLAGVMLRWVDLSTLYLIDAITCIAPIWATCRLAPMPPTNGANGSSGYGAFFGTVRSVLEGFRYLAGNQVVLMSFVVDLIAMILGMPRALFPQMAHESFGGPVEGGTTMALLAAAMSAGAVAGGVFSGWFPRIQRQGLAVVVSILVWGAAMIGFGVAGGFARGHAGALLWIALAFLAIGGAADMVSAAFRSTILQQAASDDLRGRLQGVFTVVVAGGPRLADAVHGAAAAMVGTTVAAAGGGGLVLVGVLIAAAAVPAFVRYRVTEGDKV
- the pdxH gene encoding pyridoxamine 5'-phosphate oxidase produces the protein MRVEYGALEKDGSPDLDADWLADGWVALLRKWLGDAEDAGVAEPNAMVVGTVDERGRPVTRSVLCKSVDESGISFYTNYDSAKGEQLAATPYASATFPWFLLGRQVHVRGPVTKVSAEATAAYWRNRPRGSQLGAWASQQSKPIASRAALLEQLAAVTQRFADMDEVPVPPNWGGYLIAPEVVEFWQGRENRVHNRIRVVTDTELPVAVHTRIERLQP
- a CDS encoding citrate synthase 2, whose translation is MTTTSGVPEDFVEGLEGVVAFTTEIAEPDKDGGALRYRGVDIEDLVNRQVTFGDVWALLVDGKFGHSLPPAEPFPLPIHSGDVRVDVQAGLAMLAPIWGYPPLLDIDDQTARDQLARASVMALSYVAQSARGIYQPAVPQRTIDQCSTVTQRFMTRWQGDPDPKHVEAIDAYWVTAAEHGMNASTFTARVIASTGADVAAALSGAIGAMSGPLHGGAPARVIPMIEEAEKTGDARAVVKGILDRKEKLMGFGHRVYRAEDPRARVLRATAKRLEAPRYEVAAALEQAALAELRERRPDRAIETNVEFWAAVILDFAQVPTKMMPAMFTCGRTAGWCAHILEQKRLGKLVRPAAIYVGPSPRGPESVEGWDHVAKS
- a CDS encoding maleylpyruvate isomerase N-terminal domain-containing protein, with the protein product MTDPVEIFASAARSFAALVHDLPADCWDGPGLGEWDLRALVGHASRSLITVSTYLLQPASTEDIHTPQEYYVRVNPAALGLALEGVLERGRQAGRDLGEDPAATVDSLVARVLDDLADAGDPLITVIGGAGIRLHTYLPTRTFELAVHGLDIARAVGISYTQPVEVLEEATVLAARIASAQGQGETALLALTGRDELPRSFSVV
- a CDS encoding VOC family protein, with amino-acid sequence MAIEVQPSLSPHLCVDGAAAAIDFYTKAFDAVELGRVPGPDGKLVHAALQINGSTVMLNDDFPEYNDGKSSTPAALGGTPVTIHLTVTDVESKFQKAVDAGATIVAPLEDQFWGDRYGIVRDPFGHQWSLGQPVREVSPEEIAEAMKQG
- a CDS encoding TM2 domain-containing protein, encoding MTTPQPHQVNAPGQIQQPVHAVDAAGRPLSDKSKLTAGLLGIFLGSFGVGRFYLGYTTIGIAQVAVTWLTLGIGGIWPLVDAIFILAGKVPDAQGQTLRG